CGGCCAGGGTGGAAGATTCATACCCCTCCGCCAGCAATGCAAAAGTCTTATTGGTTAAAGGGATTTACCATCTGTCACTCCTAGTTTATAAGTATTTGAGTCGGGATCGGAGGGTTAACGCAGATACAACCTATCGTAATGACATTAAAATTCACAAGACGGCGTACATCTGTGCTCCCTTGCAAAAGTCATCTCAAAATGGTTTACGAAGTATTGAGCCAGCATGGTGAACACTTAAGGCAAGGAAAGTCCACATCCTATCCGAATTTCGTCAGGAAACTGCACCCCAAAGCCAAGAATCTATGAACTGACGGAGGACAAGTACGGTCTGAGGATGCGAGATTGTGAGAGAGTGGCTAAATTATACCAACACCCCGCCTGTAAGGCTGGGGTTTGGGGCCGGGAATATCCAGGTTTGGAGGTTCCGCCATACAAGACAAAAATTGGATAACAGAAGCGTTGGCAGTGAGCAAAAAAGTGAAAATTAGTATCAAACATGCTCTTGCCGTACGGTTTGATATAGTAACCACAATTGTTTGAGAAAACGTGGACCTAGTCTCTTGCAGCTGGTACAAGAAGCACAAAGGTAAACTGACACATACGTGGAGGCCCATAAAAGAGACATTTAAGTAACGCTAATCAAACCTATTAACTACTTCTTACATGAAGTTGTCATATATGAACTTGGATATCATAAGTTCGTATCATGCTTGTATGCGTGGAGCTGACTAAATTCAAATGCAAGTGGAGCTGTATGTCATTCCAGCGCTTGGTcttaagcgccaagggtTCACGGCATGGTAATTCACACCTGATCCGCACGAGCTGCCGACCACAGCACACCGGCAGTCCACTGTTTTGAGTCAAACCCATAAACCAGTATACTGTAGTATATTTTCAACACAAACATTGGATACAACATGCCTCCTGAGGTTCAAGCACAACCACCGGCCAATGTCAACGACTCAGAGGGACCCAGGAAACCTTTGAACGGGAGCCCGTCTTTATATTCACTTCGCACTATTCCTGTGGCCTCTGCTCCGCATTCTCCTACTTCACCTCGCCTAGAAGAGCTCGCTCATGTGTCCAACGAAACAACTTCACTACTATCCGCATCGGGCAACCAGAGGACATACACTGGCTTGCCAAATACATGCCTGCTCTCGATCCGGACGCTCGCAAGCTGGTCTTCCGCGCTGGGTTAAAGGTTCTCCTGTTGTTTGTTGTGGGAAGCATCCTACTCGGAGGGACGTTGTGGGTTGCTCTGCCGACACTAGACGAGTGAGTTCATTTAATGCATTACCAAAGCGAGCTAATGCATCTGGTAAATAGGGCTGATAGACCTATGCTACGCATTCCTAAATCGTTTACCCAACTACAAGATCTCAATACCTTGCTTAAGAAGTACAGGGATGTATATCCCTATAGAATTTTTAGTACGTGAAATGGGTGGCCCCTATTCTTCGGGCATATCCGTATTACTAGCTACTGACCACGTTACGTCCTATTCATAGTATGCTATACAATCACCTACCTATAGTGCGTGCATCCCATTCTCCTCTCACCATCACCCATAGTCGTAGTACTTTCCCCATTCTATCTCACTCGAGAATGAAACTGACCCTGCTTCCCCACCTGCTGTTTGCCGATGGACTTCCTTCGCCTCGTCACTCGCCTGTTCATCTCGCGTTGTTCTGCGCGACAGTCTTCAAGCCTTTTCTCTCCCTGGGTCTATGTACCTGTCAATCCTCGGTGGAGCGGTCTGGGGCGTCCCTCGAGCGTTACCCTTGGCATGCTCGGTGAGTCAATTACGTGACGTGATTCAAGACGGTGGCTCATCCAAGAGATTGGAGGTAGTGCGTCGCGACCGGTGCAACCCTATGCTACTTGATTAGCGCTGCTCTGGGACCAGCATTACTCGCTGTGCCCAGCTGGCGCGCACGGCTCGATACATGGTCTGAGAAGATCGAGTCCCAGAGGGAAAATCTCATGAGTTATCTTATTGTCATCAGGTGAGGATGAGTTTCCAAGCGCACTGCCTTGAGGCTTGTATTTAATCATTTATCTGTTCCCATAATTAGAATTGCACCTTTCCCGCCTCATTGGGTAGTCAATGTTTTGTGTCCTCATGTAGGCATAGGAATCCCTCGCTTTTGGATATCCACGTTTTTTGGCATCATGGGTGTCAGCGTGATCCATACCACAATTGGTGGTAAGTTTAATTTCCCATTTTTATTTGTGTTtccttttttctctctctatACACCAATGGGGCTGGGCAATCGGAACGGACATATTCGACACCTGGGGAGATTCGCGACTCTGTAGCGGGGCTGTTTAGGCTTTTTGGACCTATCACATGTTTTGGAATCGCGGCTTGACCTCCACTGGACAAACCTCTCGATTTGGGTACCTTTTCCGAGGCACTTCATTGGCTGAAGGGTCGGTTATTATTCCCCATATCTTTGACTTTATATGGAATGTAGACAATATGTCTTTGGAGACACGAGGTGAGCCTTCAGTTTCTGTGGTATATTTTGAAATCTGGTACCTTCGGAATGCTGGTCGTGCTTTATGCGATTGGAGAACGACCAAGGATGGTTAGCGTTGGATCATTAGACAATTTCAGGTCGTTGGGAAATAGACGATGTATATTTACGTCGACGATGATTTTCAGGGTGCTCGTTCGCCAATTGATGTTTCAATTGACTGACGGAGTCTCTAACTTTTAGGTGCCAAAGTGCCTGTTCGCGATGAGCCGCTGTATAGGCCTTCAGGATTAAGAAGAGTTGGTGTGTATATTTTATTTCATATGATAGGCTATCGATTCATGTTGATCTAGAGCACCACGGGGCAAATGTGACACCTGACATGTTTGCCTGCTCGAGTATTTCATACGTACACGCCTCTTGAAGGATATCTCAAGTCTTGCTGCGCATTCATCGAAGAGGGCCACGGCCCCGTTTCAGAGGCACCCCGATTTCGACCAGTGCGCCACGTGTGGATCAACGTCACCCTCGAGTCGGTTTATCACTGCTCGGCGGACCACTGAGCGCGCCAAGGGTCGCGGAATGATAGAATGCCTGTGGTTCTGAATTGAATTGAAAGTCGCGTTCATGGATTCGCTCCACTCTGGACACCCTTGGATACCAAGCTCTATGTTCTGGATGCACATCGAGTTCAAATTCGGCCAGTCCCACTATCGACCTAGGGGCATCGATTATCCGTGGCGGCGTAGAGCACGCTCGGGTGGCGTGTGCACATGTGTGGAGTGGCGTGGGGCGCAATCTGATCTTCCCGATCAAGTGTTGGTTGGCTGGTCGGGAATCTGCGAATGCGCTGGGCCGATTGTTCGATTTCGCTCGATCCCCACGGGTTTTTGCGGCCGCTTGGGATTCTTTTGTCGATGTGGAATGTGTTTTATTTTTATTATCGGTTTGGGGTTGGGGTTTCATGGGCGATCATGCTCTCTTTTTTCCTCTTTTCTCCTGTCGTATCCGGTCCGGGTCCGATGACGGGACTGAGCCGGAATCGCGTGCCTTGAGATGAGAGGGGGGTGGTGTTGCTATATGTAGCATGATGGAGATTCGACCAAAGCTTGGGTCGTCTGGGTCGAACGTTTTTCCGTTGTGCTGAGAAATCTGGGATGGGAAGACTGATTGTGGATGGACTTTGGTGATAGTGATTGCTCATTCGGTTGGATCGGGCAAACTGGATTGCGTGTTGATCGCTGGAACAAGTAAACAGACACTGGTAGCGTTTCTTTATCTGGTTAGGGGGGAAGATCCGGTGCTTGCGCCTTGTGCGTCCCTTTCGGATCCTTGTCTTTTTACTCGTGTTTAATTTCGGTTGTGGGGATTCACGCTGGGCGCGAATAGACTCGATTCGCGTACGTCATGTTACAGGGGAGATATGCACATCATAGCGGGGGACAGGGTAGTGTGAATTGATTCAAGACTAGTATGTCTGAGATCTGCTAATTGATCGGATACTGGGGCCTATTTCACGGGCGGGATCAATTCATTGGGTTCAGCGCGGAAGTTTTTTGCATTGTCTTTTTTGTTCCTTGTTATTGTTGCTGACCGAGGCAATCGAGGGGGGAAACGTGTATGCGCAAGTGAACGAGGTTGGGCAGTGTTCTCGGGTCCACTGGATCGAATTCATGAAGACTGTGGACGCGTGGCTGGTTCAGAGCCAGTTTCAGCTGAGTTTATGATTCAGGGCTGTGCTGGGTGGTTCGTCATTTACGACTTGGTTATTTCTGATTGCGCCGGAGGTGGTTCTGAAATGGACACATAGGGGGCCGGCCGTATCTGGGCCCACGGCGTCTGTGAACTGAACGTGTTGCGCATGACCTGATTTGGTATACGCAAGGTTTTGTATGGAGGAACCTAGGACTGGGACTCCTAGGAATCGGCGCTCTTCCCCCCCGCAATTTGGACTGGGGGACTTCGTGGACAAGAGGATGGCTTCGCGTACCGGCTTGGAACCCAGAGACACGCACATGTACACCTGGAGCACAAAGACTTGGACGCATTCAGGTTCCGCTGATGGATGATCGTAGACGTAATCGGTAGCCATGCCTTGCCCCCCTGGTGCTTATTTTCATTTCATGCGTCTATTTTTTGagtttttgtttttgtgtGTGTGTTATTTCTATGCGCATCTCGGCTTATGAGTTTATGATGCGAAGAAGAGAAGCTGACGGAGGTTATGTTTTTTTGTACAGGCGGGTTGGATCAGATGACTTCGGCGGAAGACTTTCATCTGATCTCGTGGCAGAACTTTGGGCTGCTGAGCGCGGTTGTTGTGGGTGTGTTGATCCCTGTTGGTCTGCGGTGGTCGTGGAAGCGGAGCTGGAAGAGGTCGGGGCGGAGGAAGACGAGGTTCGTTTGGCGGGCGGGCCAGCTCCGggacaaggaaaaggaaaaggcccGAATCAGCAGCGTGGGGCGATCATGCTGCTCGATAGCGATGATGAGGATCAGGTAGAGTATGTGAGTGAAGAGAGGGCGCGGCAGGGGTGGTGGCAAGCGATAAAGGATAGAAAGTTGAAGCAGCGGGAGCGAGAGGAAGACGCGGCGCTGGCGGCACTGTGAAAGATGTGGAGAGCGAATGATTAAGCTAGAGCATGTAAATGGATAATGTGTTTGTGGAATGGTGTAATTGATATGCGATTGATTTGGAATTTGGGAGGGATCGAGGGAAGGGGAGGGGCGTATATAATGGACGAGCGCCCGGGAGTTGCCCTGGTGATTTAGTCCCCCGGAATGCTCCATCATCACTCTATTTCGCCGACTCACGCTGGACATGGGAGTGTATCTTCCTCTGCGGCGGGTGGGATGGCGCATGTGCAGTCTCAGCAGTACCGCTACGACTCTCACCCGTCGCTCCCGTCGACTGTGGCTGGGACCCCGACGACCCCAAAGCCCCAGCTGCCGCAATCGCAGGTGCACCcccagtcccagtcccagtcccagtcccagtcGCATCCGCACCCGCACCCCCAGCAGCGCAAACGCAAAAAGACAGACGACGACAAGCAGGGAAGCGCCGAGCCTCGTCGGTTGCGGCGGCTGCACGAGGCATGTGCACGATGCCGGGGAAAGAAAATCAAGGCAAGGGATACTAGGGACTATTGTTATCATTAATAGCTTGCTCATGAGGACAACGTTGCAGTGCGACTCGAAGCATCCCAACTGCGGTGCATGCGAGTCTGCGGGAGTCGAGTGCAAGCAAGAGGACCGACACCGACAGACACTCCAGCCGCGCGGTCATCTCGAGCACCTCGAGGCCCAACTCGCCAAGTGCACTGCGCTCCTCGCCCGCCTTGTTCCCGCATTTAGCCTCGACCACCTCGATCGTCATCTCGAGGACAATGGTGTTGTCTGGCCCCCTACTCCAGCCCACTCAGCACAGCCGCCGTACGAGGCGCACACGTCGTACGAGTCGAGTGGAGGAGTGTTCACCTCCCCACCGCCCCCGCCGTCGTTTGTTGCGCCCAAGCCGCCCGCGACGGTGTCGAGCTCGTCGGATGGGAGTCCGTTCAGTGCGCCGCCGACGCGTGGAATGGAAGACATCAAGGGCTCGGATCCTAACAATCTCGACTTGAGCTCCACCCGTGGACTCAGCAAGTCGTTTGGCGTGGCCCGCGTCATCACCAAGAATCTGCCGACCGAGACGTCGCCCGAGGCACGGGAAGATCTCGCCGTCGAGGGCTACATATCCGGCCAGCTCCCCGATAGTAGTGCCCCGCCCGTCCTCAACCCGAGCCAATGGCAGCACTCGAGCATCATGCGCTCCTCCAAGCCTGGCGCCCCGCCTGAGCCCCCCATCGAGGTCTGGCTTCCCTACGACCAGGCACGTGCGTTCAAGATTGTCGATGTCTACTTTCGCAATCTCGAAATGTCCCGCCCTATCTTTATCCGCCGCGAGTTTATCGCTAGCTTGCGCGCTCTCTACCGCCTCGTCGGCGGCGGGCCACCCATTTCCTACCAAGAAGCGATCGAGGGCGAGGTCCCACCCGAGGACGAGCGCAGCCACAACTTTGCGTCGTATCTCTCTACCGTGCACGACGATCCCGGTTTCCTATGCAGTGTCTACCTGGTCTTTGCTCTCGGTACCCTCAGCGAGACTAACCACTTGATGCACGACAATCCCGAAGCTCCCGTTCCTACCGACTGGCCCAGCCATGTCTTGTTTTTCAACCTTGCTCTCCGCATCAAGCCCGATCTGCGTGTCACTATTTCCAGTCTGCAGGCCTTGATCTTGTTGCATTGGTACTTGTACACCGAGGTGAGTTCTGGTATCCCTCGCATTCTCTCTGTCCTCATTCCAGCTTCTTAGCGCAATGGACGCACTCTCTGGCGTCTCGTCGGCAACACCATCCGTCTGGGTGTCGAACTCGGATTGCACCATGACCCACCCAGCAATCGTGCTTCACCGCCGAAGAAGCCCATATCCGCAAATGCCTCTGGTCCATGGCCCTCATCCACGACCGCGGCACCTCCCTCATTCTCGGCCGTCCCCTCGCCATTGCCGATCTCGATTACAACACTCCCCTCCCGGACCAATACTTTTGCGGACGCAAGATGTTCTCGGACTATATTCACGACTGCAGTCCCATCGTCGTCATCCAGGGCGACATCATCACCAGTTTGTACCGCCCCGGCAAGCTCGACGCCTACACGCTCATGCGCCATGCGACGAGGATCAACAACCGGTTCATCAAGTATCGCAAGGAGCTTCCTCAACCCGGTTATCAGTGGTATTTCGAGGGCACCGACGATTGGCCGTTGGAGGAAAAGATCAACCTGGTCGACCGCATGTCCGACGATCACGGCATGACTGTACTCAAGTATTACATTTCTCGACTCATGCTCCTCCGGACCATGTTCAATGCCACCCAGCTCCACATGAATATCCGCCAACAAGCTCTCAAGGATGGTAAGGTGTCCCCCGGGATTTCTCCCCGCTTTCAAACTGACAACTGACAATGATTCCGGTAGCGGTCGTCACATCCCACAACGTCCTCGTGCTCCACCAACACCTCACCCGCTCACCCGACGTCGCCT
The nucleotide sequence above comes from Rhizoctonia solani chromosome 3, complete sequence. Encoded proteins:
- a CDS encoding Fungal specific transcription factor domain; its protein translation is MRTTLQCDSKHPNCGACESAGVECKQEDRHRQTLQPRGHLEHLEAQLAKCTALLARLVPAFSLDHLDRHLEDNGVVWPPTPAHSAQPPYEAHTSYESSGGVFTSPPPPPSFVAPKPPATVSSSSDGSPFSAPPTRGMEDIKGSDPNNLDLSSTRGLSKSFGVARVITKNLPTETSPEAREDLAVEGYISGQLPDSSAPPVLNPSQWQHSSIMRSSKPGAPPEPPIEVWLPYDQARAFKIVDVYFRNLEMSRPIFIRREFIASLRALYRLVGGGPPISYQEAIEGEVPPEDERSHNFASYLSTVHDDPGFLCSVYLVFALGTLSETNHLMHDNPEAPVPTDWPSHVLFFNLALRIKPDLRVTISSLQALILLHWYLYTERNGRTLWRLQSCFTAEEAHIRKCLWSMALIHDRGTSLILGRPLAIADLDYNTPLPDQYFCGRKMFSDYIHDCSPIVVIQGDIITSLYRPGKLDAYTLMRHATRINNRFIKYRKELPQPGYQWYFEGTDDWPLEEKINLVDRMSDDHGMTVLKYYISRLMLLRTMFNATQLHMNIRQQALKDGKRSSHPTTSSCSTNTSPAHPTSPFSSPPSDHVAAMVILYAEISNCIHIPRSIARHDIQVALTIVPNRRWRWQRKDLHASHPLISALAERHYGVDFTRSLGPTPPPMLMSEIPWPFGEVESLQILPEESIPPSVPSVPAVVSRRRDMEYEIRGGLGRGKRYPYDPTASASASASAPDHSPMQTHETDRSSEQMAYEPAETKKYERTEPKPYSPSDSKPTYPPAASASASTSASTSAPASSDANKYDSAKQPSNSSYEHHTPPSSIHPPIPPNQIPDRLHPHHLHGSEFIPQLPQPDAIPEVLARLRNEPPEGHVDLYQSSAYFVEEQYDREPYDQMGFSGPTVVPSVGVAPPMAYSQHQAQTQAQAQVQVQAQAQHQGRRWNVRQ